The Miltoncostaea oceani genome includes a region encoding these proteins:
- the purB gene encoding adenylosuccinate lyase, translating into MIPRYSRPAMNALWTEEAKLARWLEVELAVCRAWAAAEVIPAADLAEIEAKAGFSVERTQELERVTNHDVVAFLTDVNERVGPASRWIHYGMTSSDVLDTGLALAIRRSGELLLAGQAALTATLRDLALEHRDTLCVGRTHGIHAEPTTFGLKLAGHALESRRNEERLRDALAGASVGTLSGAVGTYAMLEPAIEAAVLAELGIGGEPIPTQVVARDRHAQLVCTMAVAASSLDRLATELRHLQRTELREAEEAFTVGQKGSSAMPHKRNPITAERISGIARVVRGHAVAALEDVALWHERDISHSSVERIILPDAFLALDYMLHKARTLMEGLVVREDRMRAVLESSHGLVFSQRVLLGLVERGLTREEAYALVQRNALRAWDEERPLGDLLAEDDEVTAVIPAAEVAALLDPAWYTRHVPELMERVAGL; encoded by the coding sequence GTGATCCCCCGTTACTCGCGCCCGGCCATGAACGCCCTCTGGACCGAGGAGGCCAAGCTCGCGCGCTGGCTGGAGGTGGAGCTCGCCGTCTGCCGGGCGTGGGCGGCGGCCGAGGTGATCCCCGCGGCCGACCTCGCCGAGATCGAGGCGAAGGCCGGGTTCTCGGTGGAGCGCACCCAGGAGCTGGAGCGCGTCACCAACCACGACGTCGTCGCGTTCCTCACCGACGTCAACGAGCGCGTCGGCCCGGCGTCGCGGTGGATCCACTACGGCATGACGTCGTCGGACGTCCTCGACACCGGCCTCGCCCTCGCCATCCGGCGGTCGGGCGAGCTGCTGCTCGCCGGGCAGGCGGCGCTCACCGCCACCCTCCGCGACCTGGCGCTGGAGCACCGGGACACCCTGTGCGTCGGGCGCACCCACGGCATCCACGCGGAGCCCACGACCTTCGGCCTGAAGCTCGCCGGGCACGCCCTGGAGAGCCGCCGCAACGAGGAGCGCCTGCGCGACGCGCTCGCCGGCGCGTCGGTCGGGACCCTGTCCGGCGCCGTCGGGACCTACGCGATGCTGGAGCCCGCCATCGAGGCCGCGGTGCTCGCCGAGCTCGGCATCGGCGGCGAGCCGATCCCCACCCAGGTCGTCGCCCGCGACCGCCACGCGCAGCTCGTCTGCACGATGGCCGTCGCCGCCTCCTCGCTCGACCGCCTCGCCACCGAGCTGCGCCACCTGCAGCGGACCGAGCTGCGCGAGGCCGAGGAGGCCTTCACGGTGGGGCAGAAGGGCTCGTCCGCGATGCCCCACAAGCGCAACCCGATCACGGCGGAGCGCATCTCCGGCATCGCCCGCGTCGTCCGGGGCCACGCCGTCGCCGCCCTCGAGGACGTCGCCCTCTGGCACGAGCGCGACATCTCCCACTCCTCGGTCGAGCGGATCATCCTCCCCGACGCGTTCCTCGCCCTCGACTACATGCTCCACAAGGCGCGGACGCTGATGGAGGGCCTGGTCGTCCGCGAGGACCGGATGCGCGCCGTGCTCGAGTCGTCGCACGGGCTCGTGTTCTCCCAGCGTGTGCTGCTCGGCCTGGTCGAGCGGGGCCTGACCCGCGAGGAGGCGTACGCGCTGGTGCAGCGCAACGCCCTGCGGGCCTGGGACGAGGAGCGCCCCCTCGGCGACCTCCTCGCCGAGGACGACGAGGTCACCGCGGTCATCCCGGCGGCCGAGGTGGCGGCGCTGCTCGACCCGGCGTGGTACACCCGGCACGTCCCCGAGCTGATGGAGAGGGTGGCCGGTCTGTGA
- a CDS encoding beta-class carbonic anhydrase, with the protein MSGERRPSVVDALLFHGSRNPPSALDNRPSLHLAVVACMDARLDLFSILGLGNGQVHVIRNAGGLVDDAALRSLAVSQRMLGTREVLILQHTECGLHGLDDHAFAEAIAADTGHVPEWRAGGFVDLEDSVRAQIRRARMAPELPHRDAIRGAIVDLTNGGVHEVVEDTPPR; encoded by the coding sequence GTGAGCGGGGAGCGCCGGCCGTCGGTGGTCGACGCGCTGCTGTTCCACGGCAGCCGCAACCCGCCGAGCGCCCTCGACAACCGTCCCTCGCTGCACCTCGCGGTGGTGGCGTGCATGGACGCGCGGCTCGACCTGTTCTCGATCCTCGGGCTCGGCAACGGCCAGGTCCACGTCATCCGCAACGCCGGCGGCCTCGTCGACGACGCGGCCCTGCGCTCCCTGGCGGTGTCGCAGCGGATGCTGGGCACGCGCGAGGTCCTGATCCTGCAGCACACCGAGTGCGGCCTGCACGGCCTCGACGACCACGCCTTCGCCGAGGCGATCGCCGCCGACACCGGGCACGTCCCGGAGTGGCGCGCCGGGGGCTTCGTGGACCTGGAGGACAGCGTCCGCGCCCAGATCCGCCGCGCCCGCATGGCGCCGGAGCTGCCCCACCGCGACGCGATCCGCGGGGCGATCGTGGACCTCACCAACGGCGGCGTCCACGAGGTGGTCGAGGACACCCCGCCGCGCTGA
- a CDS encoding phosphoribosylaminoimidazolesuccinocarboxamide synthase, giving the protein MDAGAVSDYPLLLEGKVRQVREVDDARLLIVATDRISAYDWIMPTPIPGKGAILTALSAFWFARTRDIVPNHLIELVGDRAMLVTRLRMLPVECVARGYLAGSGWADYQATGAVCGHPLPPGLRLGDRLPEPIFTPATKATEGHDENISRARAAELTGEGLLAEAERITLELYRRASERCAAAGIILADTKFELGVDAGGRLVLGDEALTPDSSRFWPADRWEPGTSPPSFDKQYLRDWLDRIGWDHASPPPELPAEVVEGTRARYIEAHQRITEVVG; this is encoded by the coding sequence ATCGACGCGGGAGCGGTGTCGGACTACCCGCTCCTCCTCGAGGGCAAGGTGCGCCAGGTCCGCGAGGTGGACGACGCCCGGCTGCTGATCGTCGCGACCGACCGCATCTCGGCGTACGACTGGATCATGCCGACGCCGATCCCCGGCAAGGGCGCCATCCTCACGGCGCTGTCGGCCTTCTGGTTCGCGCGGACGCGGGACATCGTCCCCAACCACCTGATCGAGCTGGTCGGCGACCGGGCGATGCTCGTCACGCGCCTGCGGATGCTCCCCGTCGAGTGCGTCGCCCGCGGCTACCTCGCGGGGTCCGGCTGGGCCGACTACCAGGCGACCGGCGCGGTCTGCGGCCACCCGCTCCCGCCCGGCCTCCGGCTCGGCGACCGGCTGCCGGAGCCGATCTTCACGCCCGCGACGAAGGCGACCGAGGGCCACGACGAGAACATCAGCCGGGCCCGGGCCGCCGAGCTCACCGGCGAGGGGTTGCTCGCCGAGGCGGAGCGGATCACGCTGGAGCTCTACCGCCGCGCGTCGGAGCGGTGCGCGGCGGCCGGGATCATCCTGGCCGACACCAAGTTCGAGCTCGGCGTCGACGCGGGGGGGCGCCTCGTGCTCGGCGACGAGGCCCTCACCCCCGACTCGTCGCGCTTCTGGCCCGCCGACCGGTGGGAGCCGGGCACGAGCCCGCCCTCGTTCGACAAGCAGTACCTGCGCGACTGGCTGGACCGGATCGGCTGGGACCACGCGTCACCGCCGCCGGAGCTCCCGGCCGAGGTGGTGGAGGGGACGCGTGCCCGGTACATCGAGGCGCATCAGCGCATCACGGAGGTGGTTGGGTGA
- a CDS encoding HD-GYP domain-containing protein → MIDWFPTSLTADPATGLARWQGLIALRRTARAIDSLDPCTTGHSERVAEVAADIAAELGWIRRRVDDLRDAGHVHDVGKSCVPESVLLSPRALTPTEFEIVKAHAGVGADAVAPVLTRRQAGWIRHHHERWDGRGYPDGLIEHEIPDGAAILCLADSWDAMTHRSWSGEPLTTDGALEECRAESGRQFAPWAVAALERVLAARASGRSPSARPVPRLRLVSAA, encoded by the coding sequence ATGATCGATTGGTTCCCCACCTCACTCACCGCGGACCCGGCCACGGGCCTCGCGAGATGGCAGGGTCTCATCGCGTTGCGGCGCACGGCCCGGGCCATCGACTCCCTCGACCCCTGCACGACGGGCCACTCGGAGCGCGTCGCCGAGGTCGCGGCCGACATCGCGGCCGAGCTCGGCTGGATCCGCCGCCGGGTCGACGACCTGCGTGACGCCGGGCACGTCCACGACGTCGGCAAGTCGTGCGTCCCCGAGTCGGTCCTGCTGAGCCCGCGCGCCCTCACGCCGACCGAGTTCGAGATCGTGAAGGCCCACGCCGGGGTCGGGGCCGACGCCGTCGCGCCGGTGCTGACGCGCCGCCAGGCCGGCTGGATCCGCCACCACCACGAGCGGTGGGACGGCCGGGGCTACCCCGACGGGCTGATCGAGCACGAGATCCCCGACGGCGCCGCGATCCTCTGCCTCGCCGACTCGTGGGACGCCATGACCCACCGGTCCTGGTCGGGTGAGCCGCTCACGACCGACGGGGCGCTCGAGGAGTGCCGCGCGGAGTCGGGACGCCAGTTCGCCCCGTGGGCCGTCGCCGCCCTCGAGCGGGTGCTCGCGGCGCGCGCCTCCGGCCGGTCCCCCTCGGCACGTCCCGTGCCCCGGTTGCGGCTGGTCTCCGCCGCCTGA
- a CDS encoding sigma-70 family RNA polymerase sigma factor: protein MATSVSPGSRPPALRPGSGSIAFLGDTALAALVAAGDERAFEVVYERHRGQVFRYCTAITRHAQDAEEAFQLTMLSAYRALSAGRPPRGPLTPWLLRIAHNECMDLLRARPRVEELTERDDPVAGAVHEAVEARERIRELRSDIAALPLRQRSALVLHELNGLSYSAVAGVLGTDEGAARNLLHEARTSLVEFSAGRDLGCPDVRRRIGEGDRRTLRARAIRAHLRGCEPCTAFAAAQEERRRRLAAWWPVLPAAAAAEILRGILFGAETAAAAGSGALAAGAGGAGSSPGGSSGGVGTGAGVGAGAGVGIGAATGFGATAMGGIAAAGVCAMGVIATVAVTLAGVGPFAPDGEGPVADAAPVAGAADPSAPAPAARTTGLVTAAAPVAGTTAAPFTAAAAYTPGDDVDPPAAPEAGGGAPAGGGPGAAGTAPAPGPDPDPAPDPDPVPVPPAAPAPVAPPVVTAAGPAPAGPAPAAPVAPAPLPPAAQVPAEDPPVATDPDPADPDPTDPGTDPGEEDPGTDPGGEDPGTDPGGEDPGTDPGGEDPGTDPGGEDPGTDPGGEDPGTDPGGEDPGTDPGGEDPGTDPGGEDPGTDPGGEDPGTDPGGEDPGTEEPGPVDPTDPAEEVDPLPADDGATGGTRCPPGYLPVGVVVRPDGTIAIRRCRIITLPGPGTGAPPVVVDPTRPRDPADPRDPADPVDPVETAEPVEQPSDPIRTPPVVTPPAEVATRTVADAPVPASPPSSDDPALLTTRTAARPAPAPLPRPPDPVPAPEAPARPPVDAATAAPTPVSDEQVPAEASPAPAPAEATPEAVPA from the coding sequence ATGGCGACATCGGTCTCCCCCGGCTCGCGCCCCCCGGCACTCCGCCCGGGGTCCGGGTCGATCGCGTTCCTCGGCGACACCGCGCTCGCCGCGCTCGTCGCGGCGGGGGACGAGCGCGCCTTCGAGGTGGTCTACGAGCGCCACCGCGGCCAGGTGTTCCGGTACTGCACCGCGATCACCCGGCACGCGCAGGACGCCGAGGAGGCCTTCCAGCTCACGATGCTGTCGGCGTACCGGGCGCTCTCGGCGGGCCGGCCGCCGCGGGGGCCCCTCACGCCGTGGCTGCTGCGCATCGCCCACAACGAGTGCATGGACCTGCTGCGGGCCCGGCCCCGCGTCGAGGAGCTGACCGAGCGCGACGACCCCGTCGCGGGCGCGGTGCACGAGGCGGTGGAGGCGCGTGAGCGGATCCGGGAGCTGCGCAGCGACATCGCGGCGCTCCCGCTGCGGCAGCGCTCGGCGCTGGTGCTGCACGAGCTGAACGGGTTGTCGTACTCCGCCGTCGCCGGCGTGCTCGGGACCGACGAGGGCGCCGCCCGCAACCTGCTGCACGAGGCCCGCACGAGCCTCGTCGAGTTCTCGGCGGGTCGCGACCTGGGCTGTCCGGACGTCCGCCGCCGCATCGGCGAGGGGGACCGCCGCACCCTGCGGGCCCGCGCGATCCGGGCCCACCTGCGCGGGTGCGAGCCGTGCACCGCGTTCGCCGCCGCGCAGGAGGAGCGCCGCCGCCGGCTCGCCGCCTGGTGGCCGGTGCTCCCCGCCGCGGCGGCCGCGGAGATCCTGCGCGGCATCCTGTTCGGCGCGGAGACGGCGGCCGCGGCCGGCTCGGGCGCGCTCGCCGCCGGCGCCGGCGGCGCCGGCTCGTCCCCGGGCGGGTCGTCGGGCGGCGTCGGGACGGGAGCGGGCGTGGGCGCCGGCGCCGGCGTGGGCATCGGCGCGGCCACCGGCTTCGGCGCGACCGCGATGGGCGGCATCGCCGCCGCCGGGGTCTGCGCCATGGGCGTCATCGCCACGGTCGCCGTGACCCTGGCGGGCGTCGGCCCCTTCGCCCCCGACGGCGAGGGACCGGTCGCCGACGCCGCCCCGGTCGCGGGCGCGGCCGACCCCTCCGCGCCCGCGCCGGCGGCCCGCACGACGGGTCTCGTCACCGCCGCCGCCCCGGTGGCGGGCACGACGGCCGCGCCGTTCACCGCGGCCGCCGCGTACACGCCCGGGGACGACGTCGATCCCCCCGCGGCACCCGAGGCGGGCGGCGGGGCCCCGGCGGGTGGTGGCCCGGGCGCGGCCGGCACGGCCCCGGCGCCCGGCCCCGACCCGGATCCGGCGCCCGACCCCGACCCGGTCCCCGTGCCGCCCGCCGCGCCCGCCCCGGTCGCGCCGCCGGTGGTGACGGCGGCCGGCCCGGCCCCCGCCGGCCCGGCCCCCGCGGCCCCGGTGGCGCCGGCGCCCCTGCCGCCCGCCGCACAGGTCCCGGCGGAGGATCCGCCCGTTGCGACGGACCCCGATCCCGCCGACCCCGACCCGACCGACCCCGGCACCGACCCGGGTGAGGAGGACCCCGGGACGGACCCGGGTGGAGAGGACCCCGGCACCGACCCGGGTGGAGAGGACCCCGGCACCGACCCGGGTGGAGAGGACCCCGGCACCGACCCCGGTGGCGAGGACCCCGGCACGGACCCGGGTGGAGAGGACCCCGGCACCGACCCGGGTGGAGAGGACCCCGGCACCGACCCGGGTGGAGAGGACCCCGGCACGGACCCCGGTGGAGAGGACCCCGGCACCGACCCGGGTGGAGAGGACCCCGGCACGGACCCCGGTGGGGAGGACCCCGGCACGGAGGAGCCGGGTCCCGTCGACCCGACCGACCCGGCCGAGGAGGTCGACCCGCTCCCCGCCGACGACGGCGCGACGGGCGGCACGCGCTGCCCGCCCGGGTACCTCCCGGTCGGCGTGGTCGTCCGGCCCGACGGGACGATCGCGATCCGCCGCTGCCGCATCATCACGCTGCCCGGCCCGGGCACCGGGGCGCCACCCGTCGTGGTCGATCCGACCCGTCCCCGCGACCCGGCCGATCCGCGGGACCCCGCCGACCCGGTGGACCCCGTCGAGACGGCGGAGCCGGTGGAGCAGCCCTCCGACCCGATCCGGACGCCACCCGTCGTGACGCCGCCCGCCGAGGTCGCGACGCGGACCGTCGCGGACGCGCCCGTGCCGGCGTCCCCGCCGTCGTCGGACGACCCGGCGCTGCTGACCACGCGGACCGCCGCGCGCCCCGCCCCCGCCCCGCTGCCGCGGCCGCCCGACCCGGTGCCCGCTCCCGAGGCGCCCGCCCGGCCCCCCGTGGACGCCGCGACCGCGGCGCCGACGCCGGTGTCCGACGAGCAGGTCCCGGCGGAGGCGTCCCCGGCGCCCGCCCCCGCCGAGGCGACCCCGGAGGCGGTCCCGGCCTAG
- the purS gene encoding phosphoribosylformylglycinamidine synthase subunit PurS, whose protein sequence is MTQVVVTVMPKAGVLDPQGQAVAGALAQLGFGGVGEVRIGKRIELEIAGDDPAGQARAMCEQLLANALIEDYAVEVP, encoded by the coding sequence GTGACCCAGGTCGTCGTGACGGTCATGCCGAAGGCGGGGGTGCTCGACCCGCAGGGCCAGGCCGTCGCCGGCGCGCTCGCGCAGCTCGGCTTCGGCGGGGTCGGCGAGGTGCGGATCGGCAAGCGCATCGAGCTCGAGATCGCGGGGGACGACCCGGCCGGTCAGGCGCGCGCGATGTGCGAGCAGCTCCTCGCGAACGCCCTGATCGAGGACTACGCGGTGGAGGTCCCGTGA
- the purD gene encoding phosphoribosylamine--glycine ligase: protein MSRTVLVVGGGGREHALVRALARSPERPRILCAGGNAGIARDAELIPLNLDDVRGVAALAPALGVDLVVVGPEAPLVAGICDALRAAGVRAFGPSAAAARLEGSKAFAKEVMEAAGVPTARSVTVTDLDAGLAAVASLGLPVAIKADGLAAGKGVVVATTEAQAREALQACLVDAAFGAAGRVVVVEEGMTGPEVSLLAITDGRAVARFPAARDYKPIGEGNTGPNTGGMGSVSPVPDIPDALADELVDAVHRPVIAEMERRGTPFQGVLYAGIMMTPDGPRVLEFNTRFGDPETQALLPRLEDDALDLLTSAAAGGLADGPVRVNDGAAVAVVLAAHGYPGTPRQGDVISGLDAAAETGAEVYHAGTTFGEGGAVVTAGGRVLAVSARGDSVADARARAYAAADLITFDGRQMRGDIASGMDDTTT, encoded by the coding sequence GTGAGTCGCACGGTGCTGGTCGTCGGAGGCGGAGGGCGCGAGCACGCCCTCGTGAGGGCGCTTGCCCGGTCGCCCGAACGACCCCGGATACTGTGCGCGGGCGGCAACGCCGGCATCGCCCGCGACGCCGAGCTGATCCCCCTGAACCTGGACGACGTGCGCGGCGTCGCCGCCCTCGCGCCCGCCCTCGGCGTCGACCTCGTGGTCGTCGGGCCCGAGGCCCCCCTCGTGGCCGGCATCTGCGACGCGCTGCGGGCCGCGGGCGTGCGCGCCTTCGGCCCCTCCGCCGCCGCCGCGCGCCTCGAGGGCAGCAAGGCGTTCGCCAAGGAGGTCATGGAGGCCGCGGGCGTCCCGACCGCGCGGTCGGTCACCGTCACCGACCTCGACGCCGGCCTCGCCGCCGTCGCCTCCCTCGGCCTGCCCGTCGCGATCAAGGCCGACGGCCTCGCCGCCGGCAAGGGCGTCGTCGTCGCCACGACGGAGGCGCAGGCCCGCGAGGCGCTGCAGGCATGCCTCGTCGACGCGGCCTTCGGCGCGGCCGGCCGGGTCGTCGTCGTCGAGGAGGGCATGACCGGCCCCGAGGTGTCGCTGCTCGCGATCACCGACGGCCGCGCCGTCGCCCGGTTCCCCGCCGCCCGCGACTACAAGCCGATCGGCGAGGGGAACACGGGGCCGAACACCGGCGGGATGGGCTCCGTGTCGCCGGTGCCCGACATCCCCGACGCGCTCGCCGACGAGCTCGTCGACGCGGTCCACCGCCCCGTGATCGCCGAGATGGAGCGCCGCGGGACGCCCTTCCAGGGCGTCCTCTACGCCGGGATCATGATGACCCCCGACGGCCCGCGGGTGCTCGAGTTCAACACCCGCTTCGGCGACCCCGAGACGCAGGCCCTGCTGCCCCGCCTCGAGGACGACGCGCTGGACCTGCTCACCTCCGCCGCGGCCGGCGGGCTCGCCGACGGCCCCGTCCGTGTCAACGACGGCGCCGCCGTCGCCGTGGTGCTCGCCGCGCACGGGTACCCCGGCACCCCCCGCCAGGGGGACGTGATCTCCGGCCTCGACGCGGCCGCCGAGACGGGCGCGGAGGTGTACCACGCCGGCACGACGTTCGGCGAGGGCGGCGCGGTGGTCACGGCGGGCGGCCGGGTGCTGGCCGTGAGCGCCCGCGGCGACTCGGTCGCCGACGCCCGCGCCCGCGCGTACGCCGCGGCCGACCTCATCACGTTCGACGGCCGCCAGATGCGCGGCGACATCGCCTCCGGAATGGACGACACCACCACGTGA
- the purQ gene encoding phosphoribosylformylglycinamidine synthase subunit PurQ, producing MTTTVAVVRFPGSLDHDSAAVAVEGLGARAVPAWHADDALPEGTDAVLLPGGFSYGDHLRCGAIASRSPIMAAVRRHADAGGRVVGICNGFQVLCEAGLLPGALRRNATLSFVCRQMELEVADDGTPWTGGLEGGATLSIPVKNNEGAWYGDPDSARVVLRYREDLLGSVDRVAGVTNAAGNVMGLMPHPEEACDPLLGSVDGRLVLGGLLA from the coding sequence GTGACGACCACGGTCGCCGTCGTCCGCTTCCCCGGGTCGCTCGACCACGACAGCGCCGCCGTCGCCGTGGAGGGCCTCGGCGCCCGCGCGGTGCCCGCCTGGCACGCCGACGACGCCCTCCCGGAGGGCACCGACGCCGTGCTGCTGCCCGGCGGCTTCTCGTACGGCGACCACCTGCGGTGCGGCGCCATCGCGAGCCGCTCCCCGATCATGGCCGCCGTCCGCCGCCACGCCGACGCCGGTGGCCGCGTCGTCGGGATCTGCAACGGCTTCCAGGTGCTCTGCGAGGCCGGGCTCCTGCCGGGGGCGCTGCGCCGCAACGCCACGCTCTCGTTCGTGTGCCGGCAGATGGAGCTCGAGGTCGCCGACGACGGCACGCCCTGGACGGGCGGGCTGGAGGGCGGCGCGACGCTGTCGATCCCCGTCAAGAACAACGAGGGCGCCTGGTACGGCGACCCGGACAGCGCGCGCGTCGTGCTGCGGTACCGCGAGGACCTGCTCGGCTCGGTCGACCGCGTCGCGGGCGTGACGAACGCCGCCGGCAACGTGATGGGCCTGATGCCCCACCCGGAGGAGGCCTGCGACCCCCTGCTCGGATCCGTCGACGGGCGCCTGGTGCTCGGGGGGCTGCTGGCGTGA